From Oceanispirochaeta sp. M1, one genomic window encodes:
- a CDS encoding serine hydrolase, translating into MRYIFCLTIYFIFFLSSCKPSIRTVSNLPEPDYWPSEGWISASPESRGMNPDTLDKMITSIKNKNLAIDSILIIRDGYLVLDYYGLSYGPEDRHIIHSCTKSIVSTLVGIALDQGLIESLDQPVSDFFPDLVIEIDYAHKELTLTLTHLLTMTSGLDSRDSYLYRWKGIREMMEEPDWVSYILSLPSAAEAGEHFDYSNMASYLLSAVITRVTGQSALVFARENLFTPLGIENVEWPSYQNNVSIGWGEMRISAPDLAKFGFLILHKGKWDGTQIVSEDYLAEATSVKIKAGTLQNYYGYQWWIQEEGLFMAQGYAGQFLIIYPAENLVVVFNSTLDERDSFAPRDYFNDYILKSIQ; encoded by the coding sequence ATGAGGTATATATTCTGTTTAACCATATATTTCATCTTTTTTCTGAGCTCCTGCAAGCCGTCTATCAGGACTGTATCGAATCTACCCGAACCTGACTACTGGCCCTCAGAAGGATGGATCTCGGCCTCTCCGGAATCCAGGGGAATGAATCCAGACACCCTGGATAAAATGATCACATCCATAAAGAACAAAAATCTTGCCATAGACAGTATTCTGATCATCCGGGATGGATATCTTGTGCTTGATTATTATGGTTTATCCTATGGACCCGAAGACCGCCATATCATCCATTCCTGCACCAAGAGTATTGTATCCACTCTGGTGGGGATAGCCCTGGATCAGGGATTGATTGAATCCCTGGATCAGCCCGTATCAGACTTTTTTCCGGATCTTGTTATAGAAATTGATTATGCACACAAAGAGCTCACCCTCACCCTCACCCATCTTCTGACCATGACAAGCGGCCTGGACAGCAGGGACTCCTACCTTTACCGCTGGAAGGGAATCAGAGAGATGATGGAGGAGCCGGACTGGGTCTCCTATATTCTGAGTCTCCCTTCTGCAGCCGAGGCCGGAGAACATTTTGATTACAGCAATATGGCATCCTATCTGCTCTCGGCAGTCATTACCCGGGTCACGGGGCAGAGCGCTCTGGTCTTTGCCCGGGAAAATCTTTTCACCCCCCTGGGAATCGAAAATGTCGAGTGGCCCTCCTATCAGAATAATGTCTCCATAGGGTGGGGAGAGATGAGGATCTCTGCCCCGGATCTGGCCAAATTCGGTTTTTTAATACTCCATAAGGGGAAGTGGGACGGAACACAAATTGTCTCAGAGGATTACCTGGCAGAGGCGACCTCAGTGAAGATCAAGGCCGGGACTCTGCAGAATTATTACGGCTATCAGTGGTGGATTCAGGAAGAAGGGCTTTTTATGGCTCAGGGTTATGCCGGTCAATTCCTGATCATTTATCCTGCAGAAAACCTTGTGGTTGTATTTAACAGTACCCTGGATGAGAGAGATTCCTTTGCACCCCGGGATTACTTCAATGATTATATTCTTAAATCAATTCAATAA